The Deltaproteobacteria bacterium DNA window GGCAAATGAGGTTCCGTAACCCACACTGGTGGGGACGGCGATAACAGGCCTGGCCACCAACCCCCCCACTACGCTGGGCAAGGCCCCTTCCATCCCGGCCACCACGATCAAGACATTGGCCTCCATCAACTTCTCCCTATAGTTGAGGAGCCTGTGCACCCCTGACACCCCTACATCATAAAGGGTCTCCACCCTATTGCCCATCATGTTGGCGGTCACCACCGCCTCCTCGGCTACCGGGATGTCCGAGGTCCCCGCTGAGATCACCAGGATAGTCCCCCTGCCCACCTCCTCTGCCTCGCTGACCTGCAAAGTGATGGCCCGCACCCGGGGGTGATAACTGGCTTTGGGGAACCTTTGTAAAACAGTCCTCGCCTTCGCCTCCTCTATCCTCGTCACCAAGATGTTCTCCTCCGCCTCCACCATCCCCTCCATGATCTTGACCACCTGTTCCGGGTCCTTTCCTTCACCGAAGATCACCTCAGGAAAGCCCTTTCGCAGGGTACGATGATGGTCTATCATGGCCTCCCCTATATCTTCGAAGGGAAGGTCTTTTAATATCCTTATCCCTTCCGGTACAGAGACTTTCCCCCTCTGAATAGAACGCAACAGCTCTTCCAGCTTCCTCAGATCCATATCTCCCCCTTGGCAATCACATTCTATGCACCTTCTCTTGGGGAAGTCAAGGAAGAAGGAATAAATTGATTGCATTACGTACGATAAAATGCTATAAAGGCGTGGAAAAACCTAGGAGGGAATGAGGGCTTGCAGGAAAGAGAATCGAAGTCCATAACCTCTAGGTTAGAACTTCTCGCCGGGATCTCGCATTACTGCCAACAAAAGAGGATTGATCCCCCAAAATACCTGCGTTTAAAGATAGAGAGATTACCTTTTAACATCGGGGAGGGAAAGAGGAAAGTCCCCTATCTCTTTGATGGAGAGGTAGCAGAAACCATCTCCTCCTCTTTGCAGAAATTGGTGGGTTTGATCAAGAAGAGACACGAAAGGGAGTCAAGGTCGCCCTTTCACACCTATCTATCCTTATCCACCCCTAAGACAGAGAAGGATGTCCTGGAAAGACACGTGTGCATACGAGATCTGGACGCAAGACCCTTGGAGAAACGGATCGCAGAAGATGTGATCTACCACAATCCCTACCTCGACGCCGGGATAGTAGGGGGGTGGTTTTTGCAACCCAAGGAGGTGGGAAGGTTCATCGGAACCGTAAAAAACCTATATCTGAAGGCGATAGCAGAAGAGATAAAAAGGGGGGGAGGGACAGATATCACTTACCTCACTCACCTTTGCCTGGTGGCCTACCTAAAAAAGGCCAAAGAAACGCTTAAGAAGGTGAACATCAAGGGATTCTCCTATGAAAAGTTGGAACAGACTGTCTCGCAGATCCTCTACTCCACAATAAAGCAGATCCAAGCCAAGGTCTTCGACGAGATTCGCTACAAGGATCTCAGCTTCGATGTCACGAGGCTGGAATACCTCATCAAAGGGAGCACCAACCCCCTCATATTTGTCGCCATAAGACCTACCCTATTCAAAAATGACCTCAACCCTTACCACCTCGACCAGGAGGGGTTTGAATTTCTCCAGACCCTTTTCCAAAAGGTGGATATGGACCTCCAGGATATAGAGGGAAGTCTCCGAAATCTGGTAGAGGGCGCCAAGAAGGAC harbors:
- the larB gene encoding nickel pincer cofactor biosynthesis protein LarB; the encoded protein is MDLRKLEELLRSIQRGKVSVPEGIRILKDLPFEDIGEAMIDHHRTLRKGFPEVIFGEGKDPEQVVKIMEGMVEAEENILVTRIEEAKARTVLQRFPKASYHPRVRAITLQVSEAEEVGRGTILVISAGTSDIPVAEEAVVTANMMGNRVETLYDVGVSGVHRLLNYREKLMEANVLIVVAGMEGALPSVVGGLVARPVIAVPTSVGYGTSFAGLAPLLAMLNSCASNVAVVNIDNGFGAGYIASLINR